From a region of the Armatimonas rosea genome:
- a CDS encoding hydrolase, whose product MARVAFVDVDDTLVRSVGTKRIPMVRTIEHVRTLKNDGWGLYCWSAGGGEYARQSAEELGIADCFVGFLPKPNLMIDDLRPDEWRGFSILHPSNLQNS is encoded by the coding sequence ATGGCCCGTGTTGCGTTTGTGGATGTCGATGACACGCTGGTGCGCTCCGTGGGGACAAAACGGATTCCCATGGTGCGTACGATTGAGCATGTCAGAACCCTCAAAAACGACGGTTGGGGGCTGTACTGCTGGAGTGCCGGGGGCGGAGAATACGCAAGGCAGTCCGCCGAGGAGCTGGGAATCGCGGATTGCTTTGTGGGATTTCTTCCCAAGCCAAACCTGATGATCGACGATCTCCGCCCCGACGAATGGCGCGGCTTTTCGATCCTCCATCCGTCTAATCTTCAGAACTCTTGA
- a CDS encoding GNAT family N-acetyltransferase → MTLRDFNPEQDYEKLAALHNAVWPDYPVTVEELQSSDAQREAKLRHHRLLVEKDGHVVAQGRIGQSSWTYHPQKFYMGVDVHPDFRQRGIGKLLLAALEEKVADTNPIQYGADTREDKPESLGFLAKHGFVECMRAWESRLNVASVDLAPFAEARQKPLAHGLRLVDLATLLEEEGEDAYVKLHDMEMECDADVPLPEGEKHTPMTYDAWREMIRKSVRFTPECQFIAVAPDGQYAGISMLFPPKIGDYLSTGLTGVRRAYRRKGIALALKCMAVEYAKAKGVPEIRTDNAQSNRAMLSINEALGFEKQPAWIMYEKRLGGESSGG, encoded by the coding sequence ATGACCCTCCGTGACTTTAACCCCGAGCAGGACTACGAAAAGCTCGCCGCCCTCCATAATGCCGTCTGGCCGGACTATCCTGTCACGGTTGAGGAGCTCCAGTCCAGCGATGCCCAGCGCGAGGCCAAGCTCCGCCACCACCGTCTCTTGGTAGAAAAAGATGGCCACGTGGTCGCGCAGGGCCGGATCGGGCAGTCGTCGTGGACCTACCATCCCCAGAAGTTCTACATGGGAGTCGATGTCCACCCGGACTTCCGCCAGCGCGGGATCGGGAAGCTCCTACTCGCCGCGCTGGAGGAGAAGGTCGCCGATACCAACCCGATCCAGTACGGGGCCGATACCCGCGAGGACAAGCCCGAGTCGCTGGGCTTTCTTGCCAAGCACGGCTTTGTTGAGTGCATGCGCGCCTGGGAGTCTCGCCTGAACGTGGCGTCGGTGGACCTCGCTCCCTTCGCGGAGGCACGCCAAAAACCGCTGGCACACGGCCTGCGCCTGGTGGATCTGGCCACCCTCCTGGAGGAAGAGGGAGAAGACGCCTATGTCAAGCTCCACGATATGGAGATGGAGTGCGATGCCGATGTCCCGCTCCCCGAGGGCGAGAAGCATACCCCGATGACCTACGATGCCTGGCGGGAGATGATCCGCAAGAGTGTCCGCTTCACCCCGGAGTGCCAGTTTATCGCGGTCGCCCCCGACGGCCAGTACGCCGGCATCTCGATGCTCTTCCCCCCCAAGATCGGCGACTACCTCAGCACTGGCCTCACCGGGGTCCGGCGCGCCTACCGCCGCAAGGGGATCGCGCTGGCGCTCAAGTGCATGGCAGTCGAGTACGCCAAGGCAAAGGGAGTCCCCGAGATCCGCACCGACAACGCCCAGAGCAACCGCGCGATGCTCTCTATCAACGAGGCACTTGGCTTTGAAAAACAACCGGCTTGGATCATGTACGAAAAACGGCTGGGCGGGGAATCCTCGGGCGGATAA
- a CDS encoding GNAT family N-acetyltransferase produces MTIRPDTLSEADYAARIAISHACYPDYVETIEEMRFSDANRDPKIKWARFLVERDGKVIAAGGYSQSTDMYHPQKFGISISVLPEHEGQGIGKALYAHLLDALAPHDPILLRSNAREDKPRALRFLTDRGFTEAMREWESRLATQTFDPAPFVEAARKATDAGITVQSVGELAKAVPDWKQRLKELDWTLTLDIPATDVLTDPGFEHFEKTTLSNPDFLPEAWFIAIDSDGDHWVGESALWKSAGEPDVLYVGVTGVRREYRRKGIATALKLAAVQWAKDAGIREIRTWNAQQNRAMLSINEALGFEKIPAWISYEKNLKDETK; encoded by the coding sequence ATGACCATTCGACCCGACACTCTCAGCGAGGCGGACTACGCCGCGCGGATCGCGATCTCCCACGCCTGCTATCCCGACTATGTCGAGACCATCGAAGAGATGCGCTTCTCCGATGCCAATCGCGACCCCAAGATCAAGTGGGCACGGTTTCTGGTGGAGCGCGACGGCAAGGTGATCGCCGCGGGAGGCTACAGCCAGAGCACCGACATGTACCACCCGCAGAAGTTCGGGATCAGTATCTCCGTTCTACCCGAGCACGAGGGCCAAGGAATTGGTAAGGCGCTCTATGCCCATCTCCTGGATGCCCTCGCCCCCCACGACCCGATCTTGCTCCGTAGCAACGCCCGCGAGGACAAGCCCCGTGCGCTGCGCTTCCTCACCGACCGGGGCTTCACCGAGGCGATGCGCGAGTGGGAGAGCCGCCTCGCTACCCAGACCTTCGACCCTGCCCCCTTTGTCGAGGCCGCACGGAAGGCCACCGACGCCGGCATCACGGTGCAGAGTGTCGGTGAGCTTGCCAAGGCGGTCCCGGACTGGAAGCAGCGGCTCAAGGAGCTGGACTGGACCCTCACACTCGATATCCCCGCCACCGATGTCCTCACCGACCCCGGCTTCGAGCACTTCGAGAAGACCACCCTGAGCAACCCCGACTTCCTCCCCGAGGCCTGGTTTATCGCCATTGACTCCGACGGCGACCACTGGGTGGGCGAGAGCGCGCTCTGGAAGAGCGCGGGCGAGCCGGACGTGCTCTATGTCGGAGTGACGGGAGTCCGGCGGGAGTACCGGCGCAAGGGAATCGCCACGGCTCTTAAGCTTGCGGCGGTGCAGTGGGCCAAGGACGCCGGCATCCGGGAGATCCGCACCTGGAACGCCCAGCAGAACCGCGCCATGCTCTCTATCAACGAGGCACTTGGCTTTGAGAAGATCCCCGCCTGGATCAGCTACGAGAAGAACCTGAAAGACGAAACCAAATGA
- a CDS encoding 2-phosphosulfolactate phosphatase produces MSWFEQAGYALRFDWGQDGAARAGARGDVVVIVDTLRFSTTVAAHLAAGATVEPRHWKDGSDTSLLSPRSAGARGDAGAGGPIALASPNGAMCCRAASEAGASAVFAGALVNARAVAAVVQELASPTTVLACGERWPDSSLRFAIEDLLGAGAIVAALPNLRSSPEAKAARAAFLGAKKQLLARLLACGSGIELIDKGHEADIHYAAQLSSLSVAPRLTDGIFSNCIPSDDRTLS; encoded by the coding sequence ATGAGCTGGTTTGAGCAAGCGGGCTACGCCCTGCGGTTTGACTGGGGCCAAGACGGCGCGGCGCGTGCCGGTGCCCGTGGCGATGTGGTGGTGATTGTGGATACGCTACGCTTCTCTACCACAGTCGCGGCGCATCTGGCGGCGGGAGCCACGGTCGAGCCGCGTCACTGGAAAGACGGCTCGGACACATCGTTACTGTCCCCCCGCTCCGCGGGGGCTAGGGGGGACGCGGGGGCTGGGGGGCCGATCGCCCTTGCCTCGCCCAATGGCGCGATGTGCTGCCGGGCGGCGAGCGAAGCGGGAGCGAGCGCGGTCTTTGCGGGGGCTCTAGTCAATGCCCGTGCGGTCGCCGCTGTCGTGCAAGAGCTCGCCTCCCCCACCACCGTGCTTGCCTGTGGCGAGCGCTGGCCCGACAGCTCCCTACGCTTTGCCATCGAGGATTTGTTGGGCGCGGGGGCGATTGTCGCCGCGCTCCCCAATCTGAGATCGTCGCCCGAGGCTAAGGCCGCACGCGCCGCGTTTCTGGGCGCGAAGAAGCAGCTCCTCGCCCGGCTACTCGCCTGCGGAAGCGGGATCGAGCTGATCGACAAGGGGCACGAGGCCGATATCCACTACGCGGCCCAGCTCAGCTCCCTCTCCGTTGCGCCACGACTCACCGACGGCATTTTTAGCAATTGCATTCCCTCAGACGATAGGACACTGTCATGA
- a CDS encoding phytanoyl-CoA dioxygenase family protein encodes MFDEAGYLLVTDVLGLSTVERLRVALESAGESSQRGESVYARRNILVLPEVQAVAADPRVLALTGAATTLTRAIFFDKVPGANWHVGWHQDRAIAVTERIELPGWGPWSTKAGVLHVLPPAEILEKMVTVRLHLDPCDETNGPLRVLPGSHRQGILSSEQIAALREQTAEVICTGPVGSAVVMSPLLLHASSPAQSPSHRRILHLEFAPEKLLPEGLCFASACLLASLPPAPSLPLRPNFVGGKGGGVRGGTPPPRPSAPPLLPTKEETEGEGVGQSEERAEAGGSVRESTNELV; translated from the coding sequence ATGTTTGACGAAGCGGGCTATCTTCTGGTCACGGACGTACTGGGGCTCTCCACGGTGGAGCGCCTGCGTGTGGCCTTGGAGAGTGCCGGCGAGAGCTCGCAGCGTGGGGAGAGTGTCTACGCCCGGCGCAATATCCTCGTCCTCCCCGAGGTCCAAGCGGTCGCCGCCGATCCGCGTGTCTTGGCGCTCACGGGCGCGGCAACCACCCTTACACGGGCGATCTTCTTTGATAAAGTTCCGGGGGCCAACTGGCATGTCGGGTGGCACCAGGACCGTGCCATCGCGGTCACGGAGCGCATCGAATTGCCGGGCTGGGGGCCGTGGAGCACCAAGGCGGGTGTCTTGCACGTGCTGCCTCCCGCGGAGATCTTGGAGAAGATGGTCACCGTGCGCCTGCACCTCGATCCCTGCGACGAGACCAATGGCCCGCTCCGCGTCCTGCCTGGCTCGCACCGCCAGGGGATTTTAAGCAGCGAGCAGATCGCGGCGCTCCGAGAACAAACCGCCGAAGTAATCTGCACCGGCCCGGTGGGAAGCGCGGTCGTGATGTCCCCCCTGCTCTTGCATGCCTCGTCGCCCGCCCAGAGCCCGAGCCACCGCCGGATCTTGCACCTGGAGTTCGCCCCCGAGAAGCTTCTCCCCGAGGGGCTTTGTTTTGCCTCGGCATGCCTTTTGGCATCCCTCCCCCCGGCCCCCTCCCTTCCCCTGAGACCCAACTTCGTTGGGGGGAAGGGAGGGGGAGTCAGAGGGGGCACTCCCCCGCCTCGTCCCTCGGCACCCCCTCTCCTCCCGACGAAGGAGGAAACAGAGGGAGAGGGGGTCGGCCAGAGCGAGGAACGAGCGGAGGCCGGGGGGAGTGTCCGGGAGAGTACTAATGAGCTGGTTTGA
- a CDS encoding Gfo/Idh/MocA family protein translates to MLENLRGTALIGCGGMASHYRGVYARYPHAPFQLVVDVAAEVAQRVAAELGVARWSTDWREALADDIDVVDISTPNHLHEEQAVALLEAGKHVILQKPLAPSVAACQRIVAAAQKSGTTAGVYLSDLEDPAVWDLRAMVAQGHLGRVTGIRARYAHRGGLTTAPSAWRGSAEKTGGGSFIQLAIHHTNLASFLLGEEIVSVMGYAKNLMCENIGGDDTAACVAEFSGGAIGVFESAWNAEGTCFQLYGSEGSVTIHGTEGAQLTGRIRGQFQGSVLQTDPEGNFTRPAVGGNTLRGSGGEFDQHLAFLESVRHGRPPVVPVEVGCTDVAVCKAVVRSAETGRRVMIQEILEEAL, encoded by the coding sequence GTGCTGGAGAATTTGCGAGGAACCGCATTGATTGGCTGTGGCGGGATGGCGAGCCACTACCGCGGGGTCTATGCCCGCTACCCACACGCCCCCTTTCAGCTGGTAGTCGATGTCGCTGCCGAGGTCGCCCAGCGTGTCGCGGCTGAGCTGGGAGTTGCCCGCTGGTCCACGGACTGGCGCGAGGCCCTCGCCGACGATATCGACGTGGTGGATATCTCGACTCCTAACCACCTCCATGAAGAGCAGGCAGTCGCGCTGCTGGAGGCGGGGAAGCACGTGATCTTGCAGAAGCCCCTCGCCCCGAGTGTGGCGGCGTGCCAGCGGATTGTCGCGGCGGCACAAAAGAGCGGCACGACAGCAGGAGTCTACCTCTCCGATCTAGAGGACCCAGCGGTCTGGGACCTGCGAGCCATGGTCGCGCAGGGGCACTTGGGGAGAGTCACCGGCATCCGCGCACGCTACGCCCACCGCGGCGGCCTCACCACGGCCCCGAGCGCGTGGCGCGGCTCGGCGGAGAAGACCGGCGGCGGCTCGTTTATCCAGCTGGCGATCCACCATACCAACTTGGCGTCGTTTCTGTTAGGGGAAGAGATTGTCTCGGTGATGGGCTACGCCAAGAACCTGATGTGCGAAAATATCGGCGGCGATGATACCGCGGCGTGTGTGGCGGAGTTTTCGGGGGGGGCAATCGGGGTCTTTGAGTCGGCGTGGAATGCGGAGGGAACCTGCTTCCAGCTCTATGGGTCAGAAGGAAGCGTGACGATTCACGGAACCGAGGGCGCACAGCTTACCGGGCGGATTCGGGGGCAGTTCCAAGGAAGCGTGCTCCAGACCGACCCTGAGGGCAATTTTACGCGGCCTGCGGTGGGGGGCAATACCCTGCGCGGCTCCGGCGGGGAGTTCGACCAGCATCTCGCGTTCTTAGAGAGCGTGCGCCACGGACGCCCGCCCGTGGTGCCGGTGGAGGTCGGCTGCACCGATGTGGCGGTCTGCAAGGCTGTGGTACGCTCGGCAGAGACTGGCCGCCGTGTCATGATTCAGGAGATTCTAGAGGAAGCGCTATGA
- a CDS encoding PQQ-binding-like beta-propeller repeat protein yields the protein MMLLALLALGQFTPLPGKKPPVIAPKPPVATPTPAPQGGQALPSDTTPWQPTLLWRTSVKRGEGTAAVGKEAAYVAGGSAVHRFNSEGRTDWSTEIGPTAAEVTLDARRVYVGSERGTVYALDRANGAVAWKATLGSTVRMAPAVVGDRLVVECLDNYVYGLELLTGTIKWKFYRPDGSLGYAAPAAGPAGSVLVCGESTVYRLSATTGEETWRTPLGGKALGTPVLSGERVYVAGDGAGVVALDAETGERRWRFRVGDEKTGPDWFGAPLVVGKTLYVSSYRRNVYALDTTSGKVKWSTKVLGPALARPALDEKRNVLYLSSLTYKDNPTLTALNARTGVSVWDYKLGSLQAAPALAGGRLYLASTNGYFYAFSIQ from the coding sequence ATGATGTTGCTCGCACTACTCGCTCTGGGGCAGTTCACGCCCCTGCCCGGCAAGAAGCCCCCCGTGATCGCGCCCAAGCCGCCCGTGGCAACCCCGACCCCGGCTCCTCAAGGAGGACAGGCGCTCCCCAGTGACACTACCCCTTGGCAGCCGACCCTGCTCTGGCGGACATCGGTCAAGCGCGGTGAGGGAACCGCTGCCGTGGGCAAAGAGGCGGCCTATGTCGCCGGTGGGAGCGCGGTCCACCGCTTCAATAGCGAGGGCCGCACCGACTGGTCCACCGAGATCGGGCCGACTGCTGCGGAGGTGACGCTGGACGCCCGCCGGGTCTACGTGGGCTCGGAGCGGGGGACGGTCTACGCGCTGGACCGCGCCAATGGGGCCGTCGCCTGGAAAGCCACTCTGGGGAGCACGGTGCGCATGGCTCCGGCGGTGGTTGGGGACCGGCTCGTGGTGGAGTGCCTCGACAACTATGTCTACGGGCTAGAGCTGCTCACGGGGACGATCAAGTGGAAGTTCTACCGCCCCGATGGCTCCTTGGGCTACGCCGCCCCGGCCGCAGGGCCCGCGGGGAGTGTCCTGGTCTGTGGGGAGAGCACGGTCTATCGTCTCAGTGCCACCACGGGCGAGGAGACCTGGCGCACGCCACTAGGAGGCAAGGCGCTGGGGACCCCCGTGCTCAGCGGCGAGCGTGTCTATGTCGCGGGCGATGGCGCGGGCGTGGTCGCGCTGGATGCCGAGACCGGCGAGCGGCGCTGGCGCTTCCGGGTCGGGGATGAGAAGACCGGCCCAGACTGGTTTGGTGCCCCCCTCGTGGTGGGCAAGACCCTCTATGTCTCCAGCTACCGGCGCAATGTCTACGCGCTGGATACCACGAGTGGAAAGGTGAAGTGGTCCACCAAGGTGCTCGGCCCCGCCCTGGCCCGGCCCGCGCTCGATGAGAAGCGCAACGTGCTCTATCTCAGCAGCCTCACCTACAAGGACAACCCCACCCTGACCGCTCTCAATGCCCGGACCGGTGTTTCGGTCTGGGACTACAAGCTCGGCTCTCTCCAGGCCGCACCCGCACTGGCGGGCGGGCGGCTCTATCTCGCATCAACGAACGGATACTTTTATGCATTTTCAATCCAATAA